TTCGTAGCACTTGGGTAAGAAATGGCAGAAGATGATGCCGTAAGTGGACACCAGAATGGCCGACGCCTGCACGGGGGAGGCGTGTTCATTGTTGGTGATGTAGACAGGGATGAAACACACCCACACGAACAAGTACATCAGCATGCTGAAGATGATGTAGCCCGTTTCACTGAACTCCTGCGGAACCTTCCGGCCTTTGATAGCCAAGAGGAAGCCGACCGATGCCAGCAGAGCGATGTAGATCAACATGATGCCGAAGCCGATGTAAGTGGGACCTTCGCTGCACTGGATCAGCCTGATCATGGTTTGAGGGGACGGAGGCGTGGGATCGATATCAGGGGAATCGAAGATGAGCCAGAGGAGACAGATGATCCCCTGGAGGGCAGTTATGACGATGACAATCACAGTCGGCTTGTAGAGTTTGTGTAGTCGCCTGCACGTCAGCTGGCCGAAGGGAAGGAAAGCCAGGAAGGTACGGTAGGCCTTGACTAGGACGCAGGACACACAAAGGGTGAAGCCCATGGCATACATCACCTGGCGGGCCCGGCAGAGGTGCACACTGGGCTTGCCCATGAAGCAGATCACACTGGCGAAGCTCACCGACAGACCGGCCATCATAACGCAAGACAGTTTCACCTCGGCTCTTTTCATCGGCTGGGAATCTCTGTACACCAAAAAGATAACGAAGGTGGCGAACAAGAGCAAGATGCCGAAGACCGAGGCCGCCACCATGATGATGGGATGAGTGTCGGCCCATCGCAGGTAGGACTCAGATCTCGGCGTGCAGCGATCCCAACCCTTGAGAGACCAGGTTCCATTGGGGCACGGTTTGCAGGTATCAAGATCTGTGAGAGAAGATGGCGATTATTTAGATATAACCGCATTATTCAAATACCCTATGGGCAGAACCAAAAACAAGCCAAGTTGGTGTATATCTTGAAGtcaaatgaaacacaaaaacaggacATCGATGAGTCATACCCCAGGCGTCCGAAAAGGTCCCCTCTGCGCAAAGCGTGCAGTTGTAACAGCAGTAGACGTTCAGGATCTTCTTCACCGAGCCGGGGGCGCAGCGCTCGGAGCATCTGGACTGAGGGATCTGAGGGTTGAGCCAAAAACGAGACAACGGGAGTGCAATCAGTTGTTCGTAATATAAAGCGACGACGCATTTTCAAATTTTTCTCAAAGCACAATTAATCCCTTAAAGGTTTCTTAACCCCTGGGTTTGGGGTTTTCAGAGTCTTTCATGGTCTGAAAAGCAGTTTAAAGCATGGAGGTGCCGGCCATCTGActttctgtcctgtgtgaggatTTACACAGTGACTACATTGACTATTATGGTCTGTGAGTACACGTTGTGAGTACGTCGTCGTCTTACCGTGGCATTGGCTGTTGAAAACCAGGTGACGTCTTTAATGTCGAGCTCTATTTCTTCTTCAACAACATGGAATTTCCCAATCTTTTGACATCTTCTGTGGCGTCCTTCCGGTTTCCACACGACGAGATCGTAAAAGCCTTCAAAATCACCGTTTCTGTCAAAGTTGAAGTTGAGGTTCTCAAACTCAAACTTAACTGTCTTCAGTACCTCAAGAAGCTGCGAAGCAAAGAGTAGAATGTCGATTAAAATGGGTCCTTTTTGCGTAACATTGGTCACCTTTGCATACAATTTCCCAAACTGTTAATCACAAGGATTCTATGGGGATAGAAACGCACATCACATTGTTATTTACTAAATTATAAAGGCATCTGAAGTTGATATCCATTCTCACCTTCCATGGTGGGAAATTAATTTCTCCCAAGCATGATGAACCGTTGCACTCCAGGAGCTCTTTGAGGGCGTGTGCCGTGGCCCACACGGCCACTTTGTGAAGGAAGGTCTCGCTCGTATCAAGAGCCGTTACGAGATAGTCATCATTTTGCTTTTGGGGATCCAGGAAATTGTTGCACGCGCTGGCAGATTTCATTCTCAGGACTTCAGGCGAGGGACAATAAGACGGAGGGCTGCTCGAGAAACATTCGGAGCTGCAGTTGAACCGGAGGTTCTTGTACTCTTCGATGAAGCGGTTGTACCCTCTCGGGGTTGCCGTCAGATTCTTCAGATAGCCGTCGAACGATTCGCTCTTTTTCGAAACGAACGTAATGCCCAAGATGTCCCCGACCTCATTGATGCCTTCCATTTGGGCGAGGGCCCTGCTCGTGGACCAGGCGTCCGTGGCGAACCAGATCCTTGAAGTGCCGGTCCTGATCATTTCCCGAAAGAGGTCCTCCACCAGTTCCGCCTTGAGGATCagcagcaccacctgggcgtcGGAGGAGCGGATCTGCTCGGCGACCTGCTTCATACGTTGCGCGCTGAGCAAATGATCGAGATAGTGAGGCACCACCTCCTGGTAGGCCAAGCACAAGCCGCTCGCCTCGGTGTTCCCGAGGAAGCTCTGGAAAGCCGCGCTGCCGTACTCGTCGTCCCCGTACACGACCCCCACCCAGTTCCAGCCCAAGTGATGCATGACCGTGGCCACTGCTTTGGTCTGGTGCTTGTCGCTGGGGATGGTGCGTACGAAAGCTGGGAAGCGCAGCTTATTACTCAGGTCTGGTGCGGATGATGTGCTGCTCAGCTGAGAAAAAGattatttataaaaagattattggaattacatttattttgcataCAAATTTCCCCTCAAATCCCCAAATTTCCACCCAGAAATGTTTAATTTTACAACAATAAGTGTATTTTCTGGGCTTTTTTACATCATTTTGTTTATACTTTTGGACTTTTGACCAGGACCAAAATTATAGGCTTGCAACATCCTGCGCACCATGGCCCGGAATTGAGCCGTGGTTCAGTTCAGTCTCGTGTGACGTTTTTTTTCAGATGGGGTCGGACTTTTGGAACCATTACAGGAAACTCTGTAATAACTCCAGTTCTTAAAGGGCACTCGCTTACGTGCAAAACCAAAACTAACCGTATCAAATGTACAAAAACGTGAACCATGGACGCAGACTTTCAGGTGTGATTAGTAACACTACACCATTTTATTTAGTACTATAAATActacaaatattacaaatacaaacttttaATCGGACGCTTTATATGCTGGTTTTAGGTCTcaccaagagttagatgaggagAAAAACTCAAAGGTAGCCTCTGTGGGTTTAATGAATACATTGTACCAGGATGTGATTCATTATTATCTCTGTGATTCATTATTATCTCTGTGATTCATTATTATCTCTGTGATTCATTATTATCTCTGTGATTCATTATTATCTCTGTACTTTGCACGTGTTTTATTGTAACTAAATACTTGGCATATAAACCGTATTTCCTCATCAGACGACAGCGTCTGTGACTTACCAGAGGGACCATGTACACATTGAGCAGTTTGGCCACGGCGATGGACACCTCCGAGTAGAGAGCTCCCAGAACAATCTTGACCCTGGGCCTGTAGTCGGTGTAGTCGCACATCACGTTGAGAGAGCCGTTGACCTCGAGCATATGGCCCACGCTCTGCAACGACTTGCTGGCGGAGGAGCACGTGTCACACATCAAATATCCGAGACGCACTCCCGGGAGGAAGCCGGCAGCGTTTATGACCTCAATTTCATGGATGACAGCCAAGGAACGAAGAAATGACTCCAGGTCAAAactggaaggaaaaaaaagaaaaaaattgacCCGTGTGGGAAAGAAAGCGTTCAATTATCTTtcagacatttgtttttttggttagTGGTGTTTGAGTTCAAGTCTTCAGAagaccaggtgaacatgtggaagaagaggaatatTTATTCAGAATCTTCAGGGTCACAGAACTGAATAGTAGCTCCAACTACCCTCTcataattttatatatttttaattcattcaggCTGGTTTTGTGGATTTCGAGCAATGTCATGGTAAAACATTGTGTAATAGTGATACTCGAGAGGTTGGAAGGAggtatgcattttttatttttaacctaTTTTCACAGCTGAATCAGTTTCTTCCTTGATATATCCTTTTAAAAGCAAAACTTTAGAATCATCCAAGTCTTTACGTTCATATTAAAAGTATTAGGAACATAGCAATGAGTGAAAAGAGGATTTTTATTACACTGTTTAATTCATTACACTTATCACAACATGATTAAAATGAACCTCAGGTTATGCCTATCCAcacatttatttcctgtttctttttttgttgttgctattttattattcctattttttttttaaatatcaaatatattagACACTGTTCAGATtgtgcacttttttttgtatactaTAATATGCTGTAGCTTTATGACATGCAAAAACCTTTTTAGgggtgcattaaaaaaatgtggtatgataaaagagaaaacagttataatattgACTGAAATAcacacgtttttattttttattactacAACCCACACACTTAAAATGCCAGACATACGtcctgacacacacatgaagaccgTCTGATGTCTCATAGACGTTCCCGTGTACTCACTCTGAGCAGTGGAAGTTCTCGGGTCTGATCCGCTCCTGGAGAGCCTTCACTTTGCGGTGGCTCGGCAACATGATGCCGATCACCACGTCCCCGGGAGCCTGAGCCCCGCAGGCCGGCTGAAGGAAGTCACACCCGGCCACGCGAGCCGGGATGCTGCTCAGCGTGATCAGGGCCCAGAAGAAGCTGCGCGGCGGACCGCGCGGCGGCATCGTGGACGGCCGAggtgggagaagaagaagaagaaaaagaaaaaccttacTTCTGTGGATGAACAACGTTCTCTCATGTGGACTTTTGGGTGGTGTGAGACACGGTGACGTGCAAAGAAACctgtttttcaaaaaaagaaTGTCTCTCATCAAgtgtcatcctcctcctcctctttcctttgaCGGGAAGGAAGTAAAGTACCGAAgcatggaataataataataataataataataataataataataataataataacaatgaggAAGGCCCAGGGTTCTGCTGAGGCCCTTCTTGGTGTGGCGTCACAATGAAGGAGCTCTTCAGGAAAACAATGTCATTTCCAGATGCTTTTTGAAGCCCAGGTGGAGCTCAGTGCTCAAGACAAGAAAACACGCCATGCAGGCTAAAGGCCGCTTTCCACATATTGCCGTGGAAACGACATACGTTTTAATCAAATGTCATTTATCTCTATTAATATCCGTCTATTTCCTTCCAAGCAAAAGAACCACACAAAAGAAACTGGTTGTGTTGGCCCTTTGCAGGGTTATTCCATGTCTGTTCATCCGGTCCAGGGGTCACTAGGGTTCACCTGACCGGGCCCGAGAAAGCtctgattacaacacacagTGTCTCTCATCAGCCACTTCATTTATTAATGCACACAATTCTCCATATGGGAGTTCAAAACTCTTCACGCAGTCAGCACAGTGGCCACATGCAGAAATCACAGGTGTGTTTCTATCTCTGTAGCTATCCCATGCAACTGTGCATGGTGAATATggacagttttttgttttattgcattactggaattactttttttcttctctttttgacGCCCTTGGAATGACAACGGGCTGGTTTTCCCCAGTGtcgcatgttgtgtgtgtgtgtgtgtgtgtgtgtctgtccctcatgttttattgaatgtgGGCGGGGCAAGGGATGATCCATAGGACACAAGTAATGAGTCTAAATTAGAGCAAACTGTGAAGGTTCACTTAAGGTTGTGTACTTGACTTTATTTATCAGATTACACGTAATAATTGCCCAAATCTAAACGTattaatgaatttaaaaaaaagctatcTAATGGAGCCAGTGGGGCTTTATGATTTGTACTGAAACTGTAGTGACATGAGCACGAGGGACCTCTGCGATTAAAAACCTTGGACGacactgccccctgctggcagaTTACAGCCAGACACGTCGCACATGCAGGGGTCTTCACAAAGCTCCAGTGCTCTGCTGGAGCTCTGCATAGACATTTTAGACAGGCAATGAGAGGGACACACCCTCTCCACTATTATTGAATTACTAAGATATGTATGAACTGTTGTTGAGAGCTGAATATGAAAAGAATATGCTATATTTTGGCGGTTCCCCGTGGACAACAGTGTCCCTTTAGGAAACCTCTCCTTTTATGCTGCAGGAGGGTCCGACAGCCTTCCTGGTGCagacctggttctggttctggttctcatgtggccccccttccctccagcgggcccGGCGACACAGCCAGCGTGGTTTCATGAGCTGAAGGCATTTCCTCAGTTAAAAAGCATAATGTCTGAAACTCTTCCATTCCTCTAACCTATatgcaaacatacacatatattgcATTATAATCTGCTTATAGCACAGCATCATTATAGTTATAAGCGTTCAGAAATATTTGTAATGATTTACAACAACACATTATAAAGCGTCATAATAGCCAAGTGTCATAATAGACGT
The nucleotide sequence above comes from Cyclopterus lumpus isolate fCycLum1 chromosome 24, fCycLum1.pri, whole genome shotgun sequence. Encoded proteins:
- the LOC117727419 gene encoding G-protein coupled receptor family C group 6 member A-like; translated protein: MPPRGPPRSFFWALITLSSIPARVAGCDFLQPACGAQAPGDVVIGIMLPSHRKVKALQERIRPENFHCSDFDLESFLRSLAVIHEIEVINAAGFLPGVRLGYLMCDTCSSASKSLQSVGHMLEVNGSLNVMCDYTDYRPRVKIVLGALYSEVSIAVAKLLNVYMVPLLSSTSSAPDLSNKLRFPAFVRTIPSDKHQTKAVATVMHHLGWNWVGVVYGDDEYGSAAFQSFLGNTEASGLCLAYQEVVPHYLDHLLSAQRMKQVAEQIRSSDAQVVLLILKAELVEDLFREMIRTGTSRIWFATDAWSTSRALAQMEGINEVGDILGITFVSKKSESFDGYLKNLTATPRGYNRFIEEYKNLRFNCSSECFSSSPPSYCPSPEVLRMKSASACNNFLDPQKQNDDYLVTALDTSETFLHKVAVWATAHALKELLECNGSSCLGEINFPPWKLLEVLKTVKFEFENLNFNFDRNGDFEGFYDLVVWKPEGRHRRCQKIGKFHVVEEEIELDIKDVTWFSTANATIPQSRCSERCAPGSVKKILNVYCCYNCTLCAEGTFSDAWDLDTCKPCPNGTWSLKGWDRCTPRSESYLRWADTHPIIMVAASVFGILLLFATFVIFLVYRDSQPMKRAEVKLSCVMMAGLSVSFASVICFMGKPSVHLCRARQVMYAMGFTLCVSCVLVKAYRTFLAFLPFGQLTCRRLHKLYKPTVIVIVITALQGIICLLWLIFDSPDIDPTPPSPQTMIRLIQCSEGPTYIGFGIMLIYIALLASVGFLLAIKGRKVPQEFSETGYIIFSMLMYLFVWVCFIPVYITNNEHASPVQASAILVSTYGIIFCHFLPKCYEALGGSKTDTLERILRRWEVISGPKLEVGVNAPSEKSNRCSVTSTTTILRSEVSPIDSEIFIMPMLNEEMLTCMKVGIKLRRCRSISI